The proteins below come from a single Mercenaria mercenaria strain notata chromosome 3, MADL_Memer_1, whole genome shotgun sequence genomic window:
- the LOC128555794 gene encoding 60S ribosomal protein L37-like: MTKGTSSFGKRHNKTHTQCRRCGRRAYHIQKKRCASCSYPSSSMRSYNWSEKAKRRRTTGTGRMRYMKKVYRRFRNGFREGTAPKPRRVGAAAPSSTVATK, from the exons ATG ACTAAAGGTACATCCAGTTTTGGTAAGAGGCACAACAAGACACACACCCAGTGTCGTCGCTGTGGCCGTCGTGCATACCACATTCAGAAGAAAAGATGCGCTTCCTGCAGCTACCCAAGCTCCTCAATGAGATCAT ATAACTGGAGTGAAAAGGCAAAGCGTAGGAGGACCACTGGTACAGGAAGAATGAGGTACATGAAGAAAGTCTACAGAAGATTTAG GAATGGTTTCCGTGAAGGAACAGCACCCAAACCAAGACGTGTAGGAGCCGCTGCCCCTTCATCTACTGTTGCTactaaataa